A window of the Candidatus Nitrosotalea okcheonensis genome harbors these coding sequences:
- the pyrH gene encoding UMP kinase codes for MKKRIVVKLSGSLFGLEDMKTLKQYAEFFVKMSKVCQPIIIAGGGKIARYYISHARSSGADESTLDELGIEVSRLNAKLLIYALQEKAYPHPPVNLKEVANAADTGLIIVTGGLHPGQSTNATAALIAEKVRADTFFNATDVDGVYDSDPNKNKNASKFKKIPIKKLRSMLVHQDSIAGGYDLMDIVALKVIERSRLKTRILKADTKILEKAIKGSPEGTEITLA; via the coding sequence ATGAAAAAAAGAATTGTAGTAAAATTGTCAGGAAGCTTGTTTGGTCTAGAAGATATGAAGACACTAAAACAATATGCCGAGTTTTTTGTGAAGATGAGCAAGGTCTGCCAACCAATAATAATTGCGGGTGGTGGAAAGATTGCACGATATTATATCTCTCATGCAAGATCATCTGGTGCAGATGAATCAACACTTGACGAGCTTGGAATTGAGGTATCAAGACTTAATGCAAAACTTTTGATCTATGCGTTACAAGAAAAAGCATATCCGCATCCACCAGTCAATCTAAAAGAGGTTGCAAATGCAGCTGACACCGGACTGATTATAGTAACAGGTGGACTTCATCCCGGACAGAGCACAAATGCTACTGCTGCGCTAATTGCAGAAAAAGTGCGGGCTGACACATTTTTCAATGCTACAGATGTTGATGGAGTATACGATTCTGATCCAAACAAAAACAAGAATGCAAGTAAGTTCAAAAAAATACCAATAAAGAAACTGCGCTCAATGCTTGTACATCAAGACTCTATAGCAGGGGGTTATGACTTGATGGATATTGTTGCATTAAAGGTGATAGAGCGTTCCAGATTAAAGACAAGAATACTAAAAGCAGATACAAAGATACTGGAAAAAGCAATTAAAGGAAGTCCCGAGGGTACCGAAATTACACTAGCCTGA
- a CDS encoding V-type ATP synthase subunit I, protein MVLKPVPMGRIAVLGLRKEKQIVVSILHDLHVVQLESLSKDVATLVRNERDNETFRQVSDQLLRMKALKTVLPPIESTQCQRFTSIEQIIQAAKSIDIDSNVATLEKEKEHLLTQLKETENNIKLVEEFSFFPEDFNVLQLKMAHSYFGRLDSKNYTAFKKTLDVNSQDVFVYPKEGKDTTNIVLITFPNFPPHALATVVQEYDVKLEAVPKLDGKADQLIQSLKAKHADISHKLKEVERQLGEISKSHYINIVCIEEQLEIENKKLEVVDNLGVTSDSFALEGWIPKSKIDQLKNVFANNTKGTMLFELETDEHPPTQFDNPKRFKLFEAFIRFYSLPEGREFDPTLIFGLLFPIFYGMMVGDAGYGLVILLVCRWVIRRIDGGKKDFNIMPGMLRKFALNILKRRQMVKLAKAMTPGAIIAIGLGFVFNLYFGFHLNGYLFSYLNSTFGLHLPADGALFNPITSLRKLLLISGYIGLGMVTFGLILGVLNSLREGLKKHAIGKIGWLLFGWGVVLFGLALMHHQHVNPVHSAQGAAYIGLMIGGVALMFIGEGPRAIMELPSIVSHILSYTRIIGILLASVILADVIDFIFIKTLHHSIPYIILGTIILFIGHIFNIVIGVFEPGIQGARLIYVEFFSKFYHGNGRAFRPFGSARKFTYDQYAMQTEKK, encoded by the coding sequence TTGGTTCTAAAACCAGTACCCATGGGAAGAATTGCAGTTCTTGGGCTGAGAAAAGAAAAGCAGATCGTAGTCTCTATTTTACATGATCTTCATGTTGTACAGCTTGAATCCTTGTCAAAAGATGTTGCTACACTTGTTCGAAATGAGCGTGACAATGAAACATTCAGGCAAGTTTCAGATCAGCTTTTGAGGATGAAAGCATTAAAAACTGTATTACCACCAATTGAATCCACACAATGTCAACGATTCACTTCCATAGAGCAAATAATTCAAGCTGCTAAATCTATTGACATCGATAGCAACGTTGCTACTTTGGAAAAAGAAAAAGAACATCTTTTAACACAACTCAAGGAGACTGAAAACAACATCAAGCTAGTTGAAGAATTTTCCTTTTTCCCAGAAGACTTTAACGTTCTCCAACTAAAAATGGCTCACTCTTATTTTGGTAGACTGGATTCTAAAAACTATACTGCTTTCAAAAAGACACTAGATGTCAATAGTCAAGATGTCTTTGTCTATCCAAAAGAAGGAAAAGATACTACAAATATTGTTCTGATTACATTTCCAAATTTTCCACCACATGCACTTGCTACTGTGGTACAAGAATATGATGTAAAACTTGAAGCAGTTCCAAAACTAGATGGAAAGGCAGACCAGTTAATACAAAGCCTCAAAGCAAAACATGCTGATATTTCTCATAAATTAAAAGAAGTTGAAAGACAACTAGGTGAAATCTCAAAATCTCATTATATCAACATAGTATGCATAGAGGAGCAACTTGAGATTGAAAACAAGAAGCTCGAAGTCGTTGATAACTTGGGAGTGACATCTGATTCCTTTGCACTTGAAGGCTGGATTCCAAAATCCAAGATTGATCAACTAAAGAATGTCTTTGCGAACAATACAAAAGGAACTATGCTGTTTGAGCTTGAAACAGATGAACATCCTCCTACACAATTTGACAATCCAAAAAGATTCAAGCTCTTTGAAGCCTTTATCAGGTTTTATTCTCTGCCAGAAGGTAGAGAATTTGATCCTACTCTAATCTTTGGCTTGCTCTTTCCAATATTTTATGGAATGATGGTAGGAGATGCAGGATATGGACTTGTCATACTCCTAGTCTGCCGATGGGTTATTCGAAGAATCGATGGCGGAAAGAAGGACTTTAACATCATGCCGGGCATGTTGCGAAAGTTTGCCTTGAATATACTCAAAAGACGACAAATGGTAAAACTGGCAAAGGCAATGACACCTGGTGCCATCATTGCAATAGGCTTAGGGTTTGTGTTTAACCTGTACTTTGGATTTCATCTCAATGGTTACCTGTTTAGCTATCTGAATTCTACGTTTGGCCTGCATCTTCCAGCAGATGGAGCATTATTCAATCCAATTACTAGCCTTAGAAAGTTGTTACTAATTAGTGGATACATTGGCCTTGGAATGGTAACATTTGGATTAATTCTCGGCGTATTGAACAGCTTACGTGAAGGTCTGAAAAAACATGCAATTGGTAAAATAGGGTGGCTACTCTTTGGTTGGGGTGTAGTGCTATTTGGTTTGGCACTGATGCATCATCAACATGTAAATCCAGTCCATAGCGCACAGGGAGCTGCTTACATAGGACTAATGATTGGTGGGGTGGCACTGATGTTTATAGGAGAAGGCCCTCGAGCAATTATGGAATTGCCATCCATCGTAAGTCATATCTTATCATATACAAGAATTATCGGTATTCTATTGGCATCTGTTATCTTGGCTGATGTGATTGATTTCATATTTATCAAGACATTGCATCACTCAATACCTTACATCATTCTTGGAACAATAATACTCTTCATCGGTCACATATTCAATATCGTAATTGGTGTCTTTGAGCCAGGAATTCAGGGAGCTAGGTTGATCTACGTAGAATTCTTCTCAAAATTCTATCATGGTAATGGAAGAGCCTTCAGACCATTTGGAAGTGCAAGAAAGTTTACCTATGATCAGTATGCAATGCAAACAGAAAAGAAATAG
- a CDS encoding F0F1 ATP synthase subunit C, giving the protein MVLNKRSKLSILVIAAGLTIALSTFVSTTPAFAAADSSTTSGLTKPLLAIAAAIAIAGGLIGTGNAQQGIGAAGMGIIAEKPEKFGQVLFFFVIPETLWIIGFVLGIILLLGIL; this is encoded by the coding sequence ATGGTGCTAAACAAGCGTTCAAAATTATCGATTTTAGTTATAGCTGCGGGATTGACAATTGCACTATCAACTTTTGTGTCGACAACTCCCGCATTTGCTGCCGCCGACAGTTCTACTACTAGTGGATTAACCAAACCACTCTTGGCAATCGCAGCTGCAATTGCAATTGCAGGTGGTCTTATTGGTACTGGTAATGCACAGCAAGGTATTGGTGCTGCCGGTATGGGTATTATTGCCGAAAAGCCAGAGAAGTTTGGCCAAGTGCTATTCTTCTTTGTGATTCCAGAAACTCTATGGATCATCGGATTCGTGTTGGGAATCATATTGCTACTGGGCATACTATAG
- a CDS encoding V-type ATP synthase subunit E yields the protein MSIETFIQEIETRKRKEIEDLEKDLQESKSRLQAEMNNTLKEIQERFSTEAKVKSEREQARIIEASKLQAKKIMFDAINANMQSAFTMIQKEIKNYTNSPQYKKSLETMVSNSKKKLGQNIIVHCREEDKSILKELGVTTSKSIKTLGGIIAENKEGTRELDLTFEELLRTNEDQVKSFLSEKM from the coding sequence ATGAGCATTGAAACGTTCATTCAAGAGATAGAGACTAGAAAGCGAAAGGAAATTGAGGATCTTGAAAAAGATCTTCAAGAAAGCAAGTCTAGGCTCCAAGCAGAAATGAATAATACCTTAAAGGAGATTCAAGAACGTTTTTCAACTGAAGCTAAAGTCAAGTCAGAAAGGGAACAGGCAAGAATAATCGAAGCCTCAAAACTTCAGGCAAAGAAGATTATGTTTGATGCCATTAATGCTAACATGCAATCTGCCTTTACCATGATTCAAAAGGAGATCAAAAATTACACAAATAGCCCACAGTACAAGAAATCTCTTGAGACCATGGTCAGCAATTCAAAAAAGAAACTTGGTCAAAATATTATAGTTCATTGCCGGGAAGAAGACAAATCAATTCTCAAGGAACTTGGAGTAACCACAAGTAAGTCAATTAAGACTCTTGGTGGCATCATTGCAGAAAACAAAGAAGGAACAAGAGAATTGGACCTTACCTTTGAAGAACTACTTCGAACCAATGAAGACCAAGTCAAGAGCTTCCTCTCGGAGAAAATGTAA
- a CDS encoding V-type ATP synthase subunit D yields MPSVINIRPTRLEYIRTKRRIIVAKKGLKLLKLKRQALILEFFNTSKTVASLRSGLQIELVKGYQAIRMAEMLAGAMRLENEAMKIPQLNKLQITPKNVMGVRIPKIEGGKSDQVITEHLLELPPSINEAIKAFRNVHKMVLDVAEKETTLRKLLLEIEKTKRKSNAIENVFIPRLQAAIKFIIFRLDEMERDTFMMLKTVKRKMGEREQESLKLKEKEILA; encoded by the coding sequence TTGCCATCAGTAATTAACATCAGACCAACACGTCTTGAATACATTCGTACAAAAAGAAGAATTATTGTTGCAAAAAAAGGTCTAAAATTACTAAAGCTAAAAAGACAAGCATTGATTCTAGAATTCTTTAATACAAGCAAGACTGTAGCCTCACTTAGAAGTGGCCTTCAAATAGAGTTGGTAAAGGGATATCAAGCAATTAGAATGGCAGAGATGCTTGCAGGTGCCATGAGACTCGAAAATGAAGCAATGAAGATTCCGCAATTGAACAAGTTACAAATTACACCAAAAAACGTTATGGGTGTTAGAATTCCAAAAATTGAAGGTGGAAAAAGTGATCAAGTCATTACAGAACATCTACTAGAACTTCCTCCGTCTATTAATGAAGCAATCAAGGCATTTCGTAACGTACACAAGATGGTTCTTGATGTTGCAGAAAAGGAAACCACACTTCGCAAACTATTGCTTGAAATTGAAAAAACAAAAAGAAAATCTAATGCTATTGAAAACGTATTCATCCCTAGATTACAGGCTGCTATCAAATTCATTATATTCAGACTAGACGAGATGGAACGAGATACTTTCATGATGCTAAAGACGGTCAAAAGAAAGATGGGAGAAAGAGAACAGGAGTCTTTAAAACTAAAGGAGAAGGAAATACTTGCCTAA
- a CDS encoding V-type ATPase subunit, producing the protein MPTSQYASSFGRLQAISLNLLSKEVMQNLMKAKDEVDMVKALESTWYKPEIEKAASIFKESELLEVALNRHLVYINKTALEATPFNGKSAIRAYLSKWDIYNIELILSAKSMGRPISETESFLVSSRNVPAGISAGNISHDEMKIILSQTGVDGVVNQLVKYNYGTILMQHLETYQNNGNLGPMMSALQTFYYRNLLESLKFFQGDEGLIRDFIRAEIDKKNVLSLLKAKESDLDKEIVSKHLIEGGKMTKNELLDVYNAKDVSEIVGRVENRFMLVNALAQYKKSNSLIDFEVALDKFINSEYVKKLKNIALSIGTIFYFIINTEHERENIKRIAYGKRYNLSADYINSLLLIE; encoded by the coding sequence ATGCCAACATCACAATACGCATCATCATTTGGAAGGCTGCAGGCAATATCCCTTAATCTTTTATCAAAAGAAGTAATGCAAAACCTAATGAAAGCAAAAGATGAAGTCGATATGGTAAAAGCACTTGAATCTACTTGGTATAAACCAGAAATTGAAAAGGCAGCATCAATTTTCAAGGAATCTGAACTGTTAGAAGTTGCACTCAATAGACATCTTGTATATATAAACAAGACTGCACTGGAAGCAACTCCATTTAATGGCAAATCTGCCATTCGGGCATATCTTTCAAAATGGGATATTTACAATATTGAACTAATTCTTTCTGCAAAGAGCATGGGAAGACCAATTTCAGAGACAGAGTCATTTCTTGTTTCAAGCAGAAATGTTCCTGCAGGAATCTCTGCTGGAAACATCTCTCATGATGAAATGAAGATAATTCTGTCACAGACAGGAGTTGATGGTGTTGTAAATCAACTTGTAAAATACAACTATGGAACAATTTTGATGCAGCACCTTGAAACATATCAGAATAATGGCAATCTTGGTCCCATGATGTCTGCACTACAAACTTTCTATTATCGTAATTTACTAGAATCACTCAAGTTTTTCCAGGGTGATGAGGGTCTTATTCGGGATTTCATAAGGGCAGAGATTGATAAGAAAAATGTACTCAGTCTTCTCAAGGCCAAAGAATCTGATCTAGACAAGGAGATAGTAAGCAAACATCTGATCGAGGGAGGCAAGATGACCAAAAATGAATTACTAGATGTTTACAATGCAAAAGATGTTTCAGAGATTGTCGGCAGAGTAGAGAATAGATTCATGTTGGTCAATGCATTGGCTCAGTATAAGAAATCGAATAGTTTGATTGACTTTGAAGTTGCTTTGGATAAATTCATAAATTCCGAATACGTCAAAAAATTGAAAAATATTGCACTCTCAATTGGTACTATATTCTACTTTATCATTAACACAGAACATGAACGTGAAAACATCAAAAGAATTGCTTATGGTAAACGCTATAACCTCTCTGCAGATTACATCAACTCGTTATTGCTAATCGAATGA
- a CDS encoding V-type ATP synthase subunit A yields the protein MADGIISRVSGPVVIASGLEGAQMFDVVRIGDMGLVGEIIRIEGNKATVQVYEDTTGLRPGEKVINTKRPLSMQLGPGLLTSIYDGIQRPLDVLREQSGDFISRGKVIPALDQTKKWEFVPIKKKGDHVSPGEIIGEVQETPLIMHKIMIPYNVKGTLTDISEGKYTVNDIVASVQNGTKADIGLSSWWTVRTPRPVLRKLAPEEPLLTGQRVLDTFFPVAKGGTAAIPGPFGSGKTVTQQQLAKWADSNVIVYVGCGERGNEMTEVLTTFPKLEDPKSKRPLMERTILVANTSNMPVAAREASIYTGITMGEYYRDMGYGVALMADSTSRWAEALREISGRLEEMPGEEGYPAYLGRRLAEFYERGGKAVVISPEERVGSLTLVGAVSPPGGDFSEPVSQNTLRVTRVFWALDASLASRRHFPSINWLTSYSLYADGMGDWYKNNVAASWIQSRKEALEILQKESELQEIVQLVGYDALPEPEKGVLDTARSIREDYLQQSAYDDVDTYTSIRKQFLMLSTILEFGKMEADAIKKGITSVKVGQLESRKMISKIKWTKEDQVEQLVKDTKSKMQQEFSSLSMEASR from the coding sequence ATGGCTGATGGAATAATCTCAAGAGTTTCGGGTCCAGTAGTAATCGCAAGTGGTCTGGAAGGAGCACAAATGTTTGACGTAGTCCGTATTGGTGATATGGGACTAGTAGGAGAAATAATTCGTATTGAAGGAAACAAGGCAACAGTTCAAGTTTATGAAGATACAACAGGTCTTCGTCCAGGAGAAAAAGTAATCAATACAAAGAGACCTCTTTCAATGCAGCTTGGACCAGGCTTACTAACATCAATTTATGATGGCATTCAAAGACCACTAGATGTTTTAAGGGAACAAAGTGGTGACTTTATCAGTAGAGGAAAAGTCATACCTGCACTTGACCAAACCAAAAAATGGGAATTTGTTCCAATAAAGAAAAAAGGAGATCATGTTTCCCCTGGAGAAATAATTGGTGAGGTCCAGGAAACTCCACTTATCATGCACAAGATAATGATTCCTTATAATGTCAAAGGTACACTAACTGATATCTCTGAAGGCAAGTATACCGTTAATGATATTGTAGCTTCTGTACAAAATGGAACCAAAGCAGACATTGGTCTGTCAAGCTGGTGGACTGTAAGAACTCCAAGACCAGTTCTTCGTAAGCTTGCACCAGAAGAGCCATTGCTTACTGGACAGCGAGTACTTGATACATTTTTCCCAGTTGCAAAAGGCGGCACAGCTGCAATTCCAGGTCCATTTGGAAGTGGAAAGACTGTAACTCAACAACAACTTGCAAAATGGGCAGACAGTAATGTGATTGTCTATGTAGGTTGTGGAGAAAGAGGAAACGAAATGACTGAAGTTCTCACAACATTTCCAAAACTTGAAGATCCAAAATCAAAGAGACCGTTGATGGAGCGTACAATTCTTGTTGCTAATACCTCTAATATGCCAGTAGCTGCACGTGAAGCTAGTATATACACCGGTATCACAATGGGTGAATACTATCGTGATATGGGATATGGTGTGGCATTGATGGCAGACAGTACTTCAAGATGGGCAGAAGCACTAAGAGAAATTTCAGGCAGACTTGAAGAAATGCCTGGTGAAGAAGGATATCCAGCTTATCTTGGTAGAAGATTGGCAGAATTCTATGAAAGGGGTGGAAAAGCAGTCGTTATTTCACCTGAAGAACGTGTTGGTTCTCTTACACTTGTTGGCGCAGTATCGCCACCTGGCGGTGACTTTTCAGAACCTGTATCTCAGAATACACTTAGAGTAACCAGAGTCTTTTGGGCACTTGATGCAAGCTTGGCGTCCCGAAGACATTTCCCATCAATCAACTGGCTTACTAGTTATTCATTATATGCAGATGGTATGGGAGATTGGTACAAGAACAATGTAGCAGCATCATGGATTCAATCAAGAAAAGAGGCACTTGAAATTCTCCAAAAGGAATCTGAATTGCAAGAAATCGTCCAGCTGGTAGGTTATGATGCACTTCCAGAACCAGAAAAGGGTGTGCTAGATACTGCAAGATCAATTAGAGAAGACTATCTACAACAGAGTGCATACGATGATGTGGACACATACACATCAATTCGAAAACAGTTCTTAATGTTATCAACAATTCTAGAATTTGGTAAAATGGAAGCAGATGCAATCAAGAAAGGAATTACATCTGTAAAGGTGGGGCAATTAGAATCAAGAAAAATGATATCAAAAATTAAATGGACAAAGGAAGATCAGGTAGAACAGCTAGTAAAGGATACAAAGAGCAAAATGCAACAAGAGTTTTCATCTCTATCAATGGAGGCATCACGATAA
- a CDS encoding V-type ATP synthase subunit B, whose translation MSGIAFKTLSKIAGPLMFVEGVENAAYGEMVEIKLQNGERRQGQVLDTRQGLAVVQVFGATLGLNIGDTSVKFLGETAQLAVSDEMLGRVFDGLGNPRDNGPKIVSKTKVDLVGSGINPYSREEPSEFIQTGMSNIDGMNTLVRGQKLPIFSGAGLPHNLLAAQIARQAKVLGGSENFSVVFAAMGITSEEANFFVKQFEESGALGRTALFLNLSSDPSMERLLTPRLALTTAEYLAYERDMHVLVIMTDMTNYCEALREISAAREEVPGRRGYPGYMYTDLSSLYERAGKIKGRNGSVTQIPILTMPADDITHPIPDLTGYITEGQIVMSRDLHRGDIHPPVDVLTSLSRLMNQGIGKGSTREDHRSLADQLYSSYAQGKDARSLAAIVGEEALSDLDRKFMKVANDFERKFVNQGMDENRSIEQTLDIGWELLSELSDSELNRIKPEFIEKYRKRSGTGA comes from the coding sequence ATGTCCGGAATAGCATTCAAGACACTTTCAAAGATTGCGGGTCCTCTGATGTTCGTAGAGGGCGTGGAAAATGCAGCATATGGAGAAATGGTAGAAATCAAATTACAAAACGGTGAGAGAAGACAAGGTCAAGTTCTTGATACGAGACAGGGTCTTGCAGTTGTACAAGTCTTTGGTGCAACACTAGGACTTAACATTGGTGATACATCTGTAAAGTTTCTAGGAGAAACTGCTCAACTTGCAGTATCCGATGAAATGCTGGGGCGTGTCTTTGATGGTCTAGGAAATCCAAGAGACAATGGCCCAAAAATTGTTTCTAAAACAAAGGTTGACTTGGTTGGTTCTGGTATAAATCCATACTCAAGAGAAGAACCATCTGAATTCATCCAGACTGGAATGTCAAATATTGATGGAATGAATACGCTGGTCAGAGGTCAAAAACTTCCAATATTTTCAGGTGCAGGTCTTCCACACAACTTGCTTGCAGCACAGATTGCAAGGCAGGCAAAAGTTCTTGGTGGCTCAGAAAACTTTTCAGTAGTATTTGCAGCAATGGGAATCACAAGTGAAGAGGCAAACTTTTTTGTAAAACAATTCGAAGAGAGTGGTGCACTTGGAAGGACAGCTCTATTTTTGAACCTTTCATCCGATCCATCGATGGAACGTTTACTCACTCCAAGACTTGCATTGACCACTGCAGAATACCTTGCTTATGAAAGAGACATGCATGTGCTCGTAATTATGACTGATATGACTAACTATTGTGAAGCATTAAGAGAAATCTCTGCCGCAAGAGAAGAGGTTCCAGGAAGAAGAGGTTATCCTGGTTACATGTATACTGACTTGTCATCATTATATGAAAGAGCAGGAAAGATCAAGGGAAGAAATGGATCTGTAACCCAAATTCCAATTCTTACCATGCCAGCTGATGATATTACTCACCCAATTCCAGATCTTACTGGTTATATTACAGAAGGACAAATTGTCATGAGCAGAGACTTGCATCGAGGAGATATACATCCTCCTGTAGATGTCTTGACAAGTCTTTCACGTTTGATGAACCAAGGTATCGGAAAGGGAAGTACAAGGGAAGATCATAGAAGCCTTGCAGATCAACTCTATTCGTCTTATGCACAGGGTAAAGATGCACGATCATTGGCTGCAATTGTGGGTGAAGAGGCACTCAGTGATCTTGACAGAAAATTCATGAAGGTAGCTAATGATTTTGAAAGAAAGTTTGTAAACCAAGGAATGGATGAGAACCGTTCAATTGAACAAACCTTGGATATTGGTTGGGAATTGCTAAGTGAACTATCAGATTCTGAACTTAATCGTATCAAACCAGAATTTATTGAGAAATACCGAAAGAGATCTGGTACGGGTGCATAA
- a CDS encoding V-type ATP synthase subunit F: MSQQKSNTTGRIAVVGERELAIGYNLLGIEDTFITSGEEASKIIQDLFSSGNYSLIIISDIVRSSLPAIFRKKIEASIEPLVIFMPALEGNIQEESISVLAKRVLGISIPSS, from the coding sequence ATGTCACAACAAAAATCCAATACCACTGGGCGTATAGCAGTAGTAGGTGAGCGCGAGCTTGCTATAGGATACAATCTTCTAGGAATAGAGGATACTTTCATCACAAGTGGAGAAGAGGCAAGCAAGATCATTCAGGATCTATTTTCGTCAGGTAACTATAGTCTAATCATTATAAGCGATATAGTAAGATCTAGTCTTCCTGCGATTTTTAGAAAGAAAATAGAGGCCTCAATTGAACCACTAGTGATATTTATGCCTGCTTTAGAAGGTAATATTCAAGAAGAATCTATATCTGTTCTAGCAAAGAGAGTGTTAGGAATAAGTATCCCCTCGAGTTGA
- a CDS encoding sulfurtransferase → MLISSNELMEQIKKPSLVLIDCRSYKDYLEGHIPGAVNLDFFHYHWFDTSKDGIKAFEKQMENLLSFLGVTKDKTVVFYDDVSGMSAARGVWLSMYFSHENTFMLDGGFKKWKRSGLVIETKTNGFKPEKFSGKINKEMIAGYEYINKKIGTAKILDTRSRDEYDGNTIRAARKGHIPTAVNIDWILNINEDGTMKSLEDLAKMYDFSKNDEIIVYCQGGYRAANSFLVLKMLGFKNVKVYLGSWGEWGNKLDLPVELNQN, encoded by the coding sequence ATGCTGATTTCATCTAACGAACTAATGGAACAGATTAAAAAACCAAGTCTTGTTCTTATTGATTGCAGATCATACAAAGATTATCTGGAAGGACATATTCCAGGTGCAGTAAATCTAGATTTTTTTCATTATCACTGGTTTGACACCTCCAAAGATGGAATAAAGGCATTTGAAAAACAAATGGAAAACCTTCTGTCTTTTTTGGGCGTTACAAAAGATAAGACAGTTGTTTTCTATGACGATGTATCTGGAATGAGTGCAGCAAGGGGTGTCTGGTTATCAATGTATTTTTCTCATGAAAATACATTCATGCTAGATGGCGGATTTAAAAAATGGAAGAGATCAGGCCTTGTTATTGAGACCAAGACTAATGGATTCAAGCCTGAAAAATTTTCAGGTAAGATAAACAAGGAAATGATTGCAGGTTATGAATACATCAACAAAAAGATTGGCACAGCAAAGATTCTTGATACAAGAAGCAGAGATGAGTATGACGGAAACACAATACGTGCAGCAAGAAAGGGACACATTCCAACTGCTGTCAACATAGATTGGATACTAAACATCAATGAAGATGGCACAATGAAATCTCTTGAAGATCTTGCCAAGATGTATGATTTTTCAAAGAATGATGAAATTATAGTATATTGTCAGGGAGGATATCGTGCAGCAAACTCTTTTCTTGTACTCAAAATGCTTGGCTTCAAAAATGTCAAGGTCTATCTTGGCTCGTGGGGAGAATGGGGCAATAAACTAGATCTTCCAGTTGAACTAAACCAAAACTGA